CGGTGACCGTACCCGTCAACTTGACGGTGCCCATGTTGAGTTTATGCGCGGTATCAAAAATCCGATAGGGGTAAAAGCAGGTCCGTCCATGGATCCGGAAGATTTGGTCCGTTTATGCGATATATTGAATCCTAATAACGAAGCGGGACGATTAAATATTATTGTACGTATGGGAGCTGACAAAGTGGGTGACGGAATGCCTGCATTGATACGTGCGATCGAACGTGAAGGGAAAAAAGTTCTTTGGAGCTGTGATCCGATGCATGGAAATACCATTACCAGTGCCGGTTATAAAACACGTCCTGTCGATTCAATCCTTAAAGAGATGAAACAATTCTTCCAAGTTCATAAATCCGAAGGTACGTATGCCGGAGGGGTTCATTTGGAAATGACAGGTAAAAATGTCACCGAGTGTTTAGGGGGATCGTTTGAGATTACGGAAGATAATCTCAAAAGCCGTTATCATACCCATTGTGACCCTCGTCTCAATGCGGATCAATCACTTGAACTTGCATTCTTAATTGCCGATACGCTCAAAGAAGCACATCGCTAAAAAAATCGTTCGTGGTGAGCTCAATGAAACATCGCGTTGCGAGCGGTACCCTTGTTTTGTCGAACCATGAACACCCTTCCACTGGCTCAGGGTGAACAGGGATGTTCGTTTGCTCTTTTTATTTCTTCTGACAGACCGGACAAACACCCGAAACGACAATCGCTACTTCATCCGCTGCATATTGACTGACATCTATCGTATCTTTTATCAATGTTGAGGGATTAAAGGGGATATCTTTGAGTTCTCCGCATATTTTACACATGACATGAGCATGAGACTCTTTTTCTATCTCATATTTTGTTTTTTGACCCGGGATTTTTACTTCACGTATCAAACTTACATTCATCATTGTATGAACGTTTTTATACAGTGTTGCAAGTGAGATAGACGAAAATTTATTACGGATAGCACTGTAAAGATCATCGATACTTATATGCCCTTCACGTTGCAT
This genomic window from Sulfuricurvum sp. contains:
- a CDS encoding Fur family transcriptional regulator; translation: MKYEHLLKQHHLKATPQRIAIIGLMQREGHISIDDLYSAIRNKFSSISLATLYKNVHTMMNVSLIREVKIPGQKTKYEIEKESHAHVMCKICGELKDIPFNPSTLIKDTIDVSQYAADEVAIVVSGVCPVCQKK